In Winkia neuii, a genomic segment contains:
- a CDS encoding virulence RhuM family protein, which produces MSRKLVKHSSAQFLVFTSGEANSVEVRYEEGTIWLTQALMAELFDVDVRTVSEHLSNIYESGELSEGATIRKFRIVRQEGSRQVTRSIQHYNLDAIISVGYRVNSIRATQFRQWATGILRDFTLRGYVIDRERMEAGKILGEDYFEKLLQEVREIRLSERRFYQKITDIYSTAVDYDPQAPTTRTFFATVQNKLHYAVHGHTAAELIVERADASKPHMGLTSWKNSPDGKVLAGDVTVGKNYLTKSELDDLGRVVEAYLNLAESRAERHIPTTMEEWAQFLDKVLTLDSRELLDNAGKISKKIADARALEEFSKFRVAQDLAYESDFDRFAVQAEQVSEEHDQV; this is translated from the coding sequence GTGTCTAGGAAATTGGTCAAGCATAGCTCTGCCCAGTTTTTGGTCTTTACTTCTGGTGAGGCCAACAGTGTCGAGGTGCGTTATGAAGAAGGCACTATTTGGCTCACACAGGCGTTGATGGCGGAGCTTTTCGATGTGGATGTGCGAACCGTCAGCGAGCACTTATCCAACATCTACGAGTCTGGTGAGTTATCCGAAGGGGCAACTATCCGGAAATTCCGGATAGTTCGCCAGGAAGGTTCTCGGCAGGTCACGCGATCAATCCAGCACTACAATCTGGATGCGATTATCTCGGTTGGCTATCGGGTGAACTCGATACGCGCCACTCAGTTCCGCCAGTGGGCTACTGGTATCCTGCGCGATTTTACTTTGCGCGGCTACGTCATAGACCGTGAGCGCATGGAGGCCGGTAAGATTCTTGGCGAGGACTATTTTGAGAAGCTGCTGCAAGAAGTCCGTGAGATCAGGCTCTCGGAGAGGCGTTTCTATCAGAAGATCACTGACATCTATTCAACGGCTGTTGATTATGACCCGCAGGCACCAACCACCCGAACTTTCTTTGCTACTGTGCAGAATAAGCTGCATTACGCCGTCCATGGGCACACCGCAGCTGAACTCATCGTCGAGCGAGCGGATGCTAGTAAACCGCATATGGGTTTAACCTCGTGGAAAAACTCTCCTGACGGGAAGGTGCTTGCGGGTGATGTGACTGTAGGCAAGAACTATCTAACCAAGAGTGAGCTTGACGATTTAGGTCGGGTGGTTGAGGCATATTTGAATCTTGCTGAGTCACGAGCCGAGCGGCACATCCCTACGACTATGGAAGAATGGGCTCAGTTTCTTGACAAGGTGCTAACCCTTGACAGTCGCGAACTGTTAGATAATGCGGGAAAGATTTCAAAGAAGATTGCTGATGCGCGCGCGTTGGAGGAATTCTCTAAATTCCGGGTCGCACAAGACCTGGCCTATGAATCGGATTTCGATAGATTTGCTGTCCAGGCAGAACAGGTAAGTGAAGAACATGACCAGGTTTAA
- a CDS encoding restriction endonuclease subunit S: MAVVALGEAAIFNPQVKLAKGVIAPYVAMETLQPFTRDVYKTENKEYRGGTKFLDGDILMARITPSLENGKTSIYRGGEDSSKAAFGSTEFIVIRGAKGKSLTDFLYYLLTSTEIRDVAIASMTGSSGRQRVQNDVLRNYRVKLPTLKEQQAIAATLGALDDKIESNQRVIGMIDALVLAKFSEFSSRAHGKVGRLDSFFDVTIGRTPPRKETEWFTKPGPESLRWASIKDMGAATTFLMETSESLTSKAILSHRVPVADPGDVLVSFKLTVGRVAMCGESLCTNEAIATVHIEDPSLREYAYAFLKSFNYGSLGSTSSIATATNSKMIKAIEFFCPEEACLNEFHNQMRPLFAVSKQREYETRSLRKLRDALLPELMSGRIRVPEARQAVEDATDVELSEVSGV, encoded by the coding sequence ATGGCTGTCGTAGCTCTTGGTGAAGCAGCGATATTTAACCCACAAGTTAAATTAGCAAAAGGAGTGATAGCCCCTTATGTAGCTATGGAAACACTACAGCCATTCACTAGAGACGTATATAAAACAGAGAATAAAGAATACCGAGGCGGAACAAAGTTTCTTGACGGCGATATTCTAATGGCGCGCATCACGCCCTCCCTAGAAAATGGAAAAACTTCTATTTATCGAGGTGGAGAGGATAGTTCTAAAGCCGCGTTTGGGTCTACAGAATTTATAGTTATTCGAGGTGCCAAAGGGAAATCCCTAACTGATTTTTTGTATTACCTGCTAACCTCTACAGAAATAAGAGATGTCGCAATCGCAAGCATGACTGGCAGTTCTGGACGGCAGCGGGTACAGAATGATGTTTTAAGGAATTACCGGGTTAAACTGCCTACTTTAAAAGAACAGCAGGCCATTGCAGCCACGTTGGGCGCGCTTGACGACAAAATCGAGTCGAACCAGCGTGTAATAGGCATGATCGATGCGCTCGTCCTTGCAAAATTCTCAGAATTCTCTTCCAGAGCGCATGGAAAAGTTGGACGATTAGACTCATTCTTTGATGTGACTATCGGTCGGACCCCGCCGCGAAAAGAGACTGAGTGGTTTACGAAACCAGGCCCAGAATCGTTGAGGTGGGCTTCAATCAAAGATATGGGGGCAGCCACGACTTTCCTAATGGAGACGTCTGAGTCTTTGACTTCGAAAGCTATTTTGAGCCATAGGGTTCCCGTCGCTGACCCTGGGGATGTATTAGTGAGTTTCAAGCTCACTGTTGGCCGAGTAGCGATGTGTGGCGAATCGTTGTGTACAAACGAAGCTATCGCAACTGTTCATATCGAAGATCCATCACTACGTGAATACGCCTATGCATTCTTGAAATCGTTTAATTACGGATCTTTGGGAAGTACCTCATCTATAGCTACGGCAACTAACTCTAAGATGATCAAAGCCATCGAATTCTTTTGTCCGGAAGAAGCTTGTTTGAACGAGTTTCATAACCAGATGCGCCCATTGTTCGCAGTATCTAAGCAGCGAGAATATGAGACGCGTAGTTTGCGAAAGTTGCGCGACGCTCTCCTTCCTGAGCTGATGTCTGGGCGTATTCGTGTTCCGGAGGCGCGGCAGGCGGTCGAAGATGCCACGGACGTCGAACTTTCGGAGGTGAGCGGTGTCTAG
- a CDS encoding type I restriction-modification system subunit M, with amino-acid sequence MAAKKNVKTLEQTLWEAADKLRGNQEPSEYKHVVLGLVFLKYVSDRFEERRLALQEELADDGISADQFEDFLEDRDEYTGHNVFWVPEGARWSELQAQAKQPEIGQLIDRAMQLIERENPSLRGVLPRNYGREGLDKKRLGELVDLIGTIGFSSETDHGSDDVLGSVYEYFLGQFAGKETGKEGGAFYTPRSVVQTLVEMLQPYEGRVLDPCCGSGGMFVQSAKFVDAHGGNRNQLSIYGQEFTNTTWKLAKMNLALRGIDADLGAKSADSFTEDLHPDLRADYIIANPPFNISDYWDESLADDPRWVYGVPREGNANYAWIQHFLYHLAPKGTAGFVMANGAMSSSDGTDPDIRKKLVEAGLVDCIVALPDKLFLNTCIPASLWFLSKDRHSNGHRERRGEVLFIDARGLGEMVTRARRELTTEDIAKIAGIYNTWRSNTDYQKYADEPGFCKAANVEEIATNDYVLTPGRYVGITEAEQDDEPIDEKIERLTEELFAEFERGRELEDEIKQRLGEIEWLS; translated from the coding sequence ATGGCCGCTAAGAAGAATGTCAAGACTCTCGAACAAACTCTCTGGGAGGCAGCTGACAAATTACGCGGCAACCAGGAACCTTCCGAATACAAGCACGTTGTTCTCGGTCTGGTTTTCCTCAAATACGTCTCCGACAGGTTCGAAGAACGCCGACTAGCCCTTCAAGAAGAACTGGCCGATGATGGCATCAGTGCAGATCAGTTCGAAGATTTCCTTGAGGACCGCGACGAATACACCGGCCACAACGTGTTTTGGGTGCCCGAAGGGGCACGTTGGAGTGAGCTTCAAGCTCAGGCTAAACAGCCCGAGATTGGGCAGCTTATTGATCGGGCAATGCAGCTGATTGAGCGCGAAAATCCGTCGCTGCGCGGCGTATTGCCACGTAATTATGGCCGGGAGGGGTTGGATAAGAAACGGCTTGGCGAGCTGGTCGATTTGATCGGCACCATTGGTTTTAGCTCCGAAACCGATCATGGTTCGGACGATGTTCTCGGGTCCGTTTATGAGTACTTCCTCGGCCAGTTTGCCGGTAAAGAAACTGGTAAAGAAGGCGGCGCTTTCTATACTCCGCGAAGCGTGGTACAAACTCTCGTTGAGATGCTGCAACCCTACGAGGGACGCGTGCTGGATCCCTGCTGCGGCAGTGGGGGTATGTTCGTGCAATCGGCAAAATTTGTGGATGCTCATGGCGGTAACCGCAATCAGCTATCGATTTACGGTCAGGAGTTCACGAACACCACCTGGAAGCTAGCAAAAATGAATCTTGCGCTGCGAGGTATCGATGCTGACTTGGGTGCAAAATCAGCGGATTCTTTCACGGAAGATCTACACCCGGATCTACGCGCGGATTATATTATCGCTAACCCGCCGTTTAATATCTCCGACTACTGGGACGAATCCTTAGCCGATGACCCACGCTGGGTTTACGGGGTACCGCGCGAAGGAAACGCAAACTACGCCTGGATTCAGCATTTCCTCTACCACCTAGCCCCTAAGGGCACAGCAGGATTTGTCATGGCTAACGGCGCAATGTCCTCGTCAGACGGAACCGACCCAGACATTCGAAAGAAACTAGTCGAGGCAGGCCTTGTGGATTGTATCGTCGCACTGCCCGACAAACTATTCCTAAACACCTGCATTCCTGCCAGCTTGTGGTTCCTCTCCAAAGACCGCCACAGTAATGGTCACCGCGAGCGTAGAGGCGAGGTGCTGTTCATTGATGCTCGAGGCTTAGGCGAAATGGTCACTCGTGCCCGGCGCGAGCTAACCACCGAAGACATTGCAAAAATAGCCGGTATCTACAACACCTGGCGATCCAACACCGATTACCAGAAATATGCCGACGAACCAGGCTTCTGCAAGGCCGCAAACGTGGAAGAAATCGCCACCAACGACTACGTGCTCACACCTGGACGCTACGTAGGCATCACCGAGGCCGAACAAGATGATGAGCCTATCGACGAAAAGATCGAACGGTTAACTGAGGAACTGTTCGCGGAGTTTGAGCGTGGGCGTGAGTTAGAAGATGAGATTAAGCAAAGGCTGGGTGAAATTGAATGGCTGTCGTAG
- a CDS encoding helix-turn-helix domain-containing protein: MTEETATLQISFKPLWKTLIDKGMRKQDLRDKTRISASTIAKTRSE, translated from the coding sequence ATGACTGAGGAAACCGCAACCCTCCAGATCAGCTTTAAACCCCTATGGAAAACGCTGATTGACAAAGGAATGCGCAAACAAGACCTGCGCGACAAGACAAGGATCTCCGCATCAACCATCGCGAAAACTCGGTCGGAATGA
- a CDS encoding AI-2E family transporter — translation MAHSSEQKARVTTEGAGRNLSAVASLWRDDLGRATVRALQGMILVAAIWLVSKILIQLKLVTLPLLIALIIASAMHPIIRFLRRYMNRIAAAAITLVGSIAILSGAISFIVTTVVNEMSGLTRKAQQGFSELVDILSSWGIPLAHSHLSQYADSLWKLAQTSSARASAIEGVTIVTSIMTGALLMIVFLFFFLLDGDKMWDFIVDFLPRGARVRVNAAGEASMHVLGRYIRGTVLIAAFAAVVDLIAMLIMRVPLAFPLAAMIFLGAFVPIVGALTTGLAAALVALVAGGPAASLVLVCVVIVVNQIEHYVLQPKVMGSSLSLHGIIIIIALGVGAQQGGVAGALLAVPITAAVWSSFKVFRDMSGGDNAAAVGEIVDGVSAEVDLNEGATASGSSPAHLGADAPDSGKAGR, via the coding sequence ATGGCTCATTCCAGCGAACAGAAAGCTCGGGTAACAACCGAAGGAGCAGGACGGAACCTCTCGGCAGTGGCCTCTTTGTGGCGCGACGACCTGGGTCGGGCGACGGTGCGTGCACTGCAAGGCATGATTCTTGTTGCCGCCATCTGGCTGGTCTCGAAGATTCTTATCCAGCTGAAACTGGTCACGTTGCCGCTGCTGATTGCGCTGATCATTGCCTCGGCTATGCATCCGATCATCCGTTTCTTGCGTCGGTATATGAACCGCATTGCGGCGGCGGCGATCACGCTGGTTGGCTCTATTGCCATTCTTTCCGGGGCCATCTCGTTCATTGTCACGACCGTGGTGAACGAAATGAGCGGACTTACCCGCAAGGCGCAGCAGGGCTTTTCTGAACTGGTTGACATCCTGTCCAGCTGGGGCATTCCGCTGGCCCACTCGCACCTATCCCAGTACGCGGATTCGCTGTGGAAGCTAGCGCAGACCTCTTCGGCCAGGGCTAGTGCGATCGAGGGCGTAACTATAGTCACCTCGATCATGACCGGGGCGTTGCTGATGATCGTGTTCTTGTTCTTCTTCCTGTTGGACGGGGACAAGATGTGGGATTTCATCGTTGACTTCTTGCCTCGAGGTGCCCGCGTTCGCGTAAACGCTGCAGGGGAGGCCTCGATGCACGTGTTGGGACGCTACATTCGCGGCACGGTGCTGATCGCGGCCTTCGCTGCCGTTGTTGACCTGATTGCCATGCTGATCATGCGAGTACCGTTGGCGTTTCCGCTGGCAGCCATGATTTTCCTTGGCGCGTTCGTGCCGATCGTGGGCGCTTTGACCACTGGTCTTGCGGCGGCATTGGTTGCGTTGGTGGCGGGCGGTCCCGCGGCGTCGCTGGTGCTGGTGTGCGTGGTGATCGTGGTGAACCAGATTGAGCACTACGTGTTGCAGCCTAAGGTGATGGGCTCTTCGCTCAGCCTGCACGGGATCATCATTATTATCGCCTTGGGGGTTGGCGCCCAGCAGGGCGGGGTGGCCGGAGCGTTGCTGGCCGTGCCCATCACGGCGGCCGTCTGGTCTTCCTTCAAGGTTTTCCGCGACATGTCGGGTGGGGACAATGCTGCAGCGGTCGGCGAGATCGTTGACGGTGTTAGCGCCGAAGTCGATCTGAACGAGGGCGCCACCGCTTCGGGATCTAGCCCCGCTCACCTTGGGGCGGATGCCCCTGATAGCGGCAAGGCCGGCCGTTAG